In the genome of Phlebotomus papatasi isolate M1 chromosome 2, Ppap_2.1, whole genome shotgun sequence, one region contains:
- the LOC129800931 gene encoding protein LTO1 homolog — protein MCGPQRDISEVFADIALVEDRIVETAYAEGFSEGVTSGNTDAYHLGYHRGAEIGAEFGYYLGIVALNENCARKKQADAVKSLKQSLEGFQGYNCGLEEKISVIRGKFHKVCALLGIKGAIKTGELDF, from the coding sequence ATGTGTGGCCCCCAACGGGATATCAGCGAGGTGTTTGCTGATATTGCTCTTGTCGAGGATCGAATAGTTGAGACAGCGTACGCCGAGGGTTTTAGTGAAGGCGTCACCTCGGGAAATACCGACGCTTACCATTTGGGGTACCACAGAGGCGCGGAAATTGGGGCTGAATTTGGTTACTATTTAGGGATTGTGGCTTTGAATGAAAATTGTGCGAGAAAGAAGCAAGCTGATGCAGTAAAATCCCTAAAACAGTCTCTCGAGGGATTTCAAGGTTATAATTGTGGATTGGAGGAAAAAATTTCGGTAATTCGTGGAAAATTCCACAAAGTCTGTGCCCTCCTGGGCATCAAGGGGGCCATTAAGACTGGAGAATTGGATTTCTAA